In Kutzneria kofuensis, the DNA window CGACAGGCTCAACCGATAACGGAAGCGTGCTGGTAGCCGGATGGATGAACGGTGTTAACCCGGCGGCCGTGCGGACTGTCGTATTCGCCGGTCACGCCCGATTTTCGGGCGGCCGTGTGAGCGGCGCCGCACCCGCATTGGTTGCACTCCCGATAGTAGGAAGGCAAAGTATTTGGGAGGCCACCCACGAGGAGTCCCAGTGAGCGAGCTTGCGAGCGAACCATTCAACGCCGAGCGTCCGCGAACGCGGACACCGAGCGCTAGCGAGGTGGCGCAGTGAGCGGAGCAGTTGCTCTCCACAAGCCGAGCAACCCGGTCCGGTTCATCACCGCCGCCAGCCTGTTCGACGGGCACGACGCCGCCATCAACATCATGCGGCGCATCCTCCAGTCGCAGGGCGCCGAGGTGATCCACCTGGGCCACAACCGGTCGGTGGACGAGGTCGTCACGGCCGCGATCCAGGAGGACGCGCAGGGCGTGGCGATCAGCGCCTACCAGGGCGGCCACGTCGAGTACTTCACGTACCTGGTGCAGCTGCTGGCCGAGCGCGGCGCCGGGCACGTCAAGGTGTACGGCGGCGGGGGCGGCGTGATCGTGCCGCGGGAGATCGAGCTGCTGCACTCCCGGGGCGTGGCCCGCATCTTCTCGCCGGCCGACGGCCAGCACATGGGCCTCGCCGCGATGATCAACACCATGGTCGCCTCCTGCGACACCGACCTGTCCGAGCAGGTCCCGGCCACCTGGGACGGCCTGTTCACCGGCGCGCAGGACGCGCTGGCCCGGGCCATCACGGTGATCGAGGCCGGCAAGCTGCCCGGCGAGCTGCGGTCGGCGATGACCGAGGCGGTCGGCGACCGGCGCGTGCCGGTCCTGGGCATCACCGGCACCGGCGGCTCCGGCAAGTCCTCGCTGACCGACGAGCTGGTCCGCCGGTTCCGGCTGGACCAGCAGGACAAGCTGCACATCGCCGTGCTGGCGGTTGACCCGAGTCGTCGCCGCGGTGGCGGTGCGCTGCTGGGCGACCGGATCCGGATGAACTGCCTCGACCGGGAACGGGTGTTCTTCCGCTCCATGGCGACCCGCCGGGCCGGCGCGGAGGTGCCGGACGGCCTGGCCGACGCGATCCTGGCCTGCAAGGCGGCCGGCGCGGACCTGATCGTCGTCGAGACGCCCGGCATCGGCCAGGGCGACGCCGCGATCGTGCCGTTCGTCGACCACTCGCTGTACGTGATGACGCCGGAGTTCGGCGCCGCGTCGCAGCTGGAGAAGATCGACATGCTGGACTTCGCCGACGCGGTGGCGATCAACAAGTTCGAGCGCCGCGGCGCCGAGGACGCCCGTCGCGACGTGGCCCGCCAGCTGGTGCGCAACCGCGAGGCGTTCGGCTCCACCTGGGAGGACATGCCGGTCTTCGGCACCAGCGCCGCCACCTTCAACGACGACGGCGTCACCGCGCTGTACCAGCACCTCGTGGCGGAGCTCGGGTTCGAGCACGGCGTGCTGCCCAGGGTCGAGGGCAAGGTCTCCACCTCGGCGTCCACCGTCGTGCCGGCCGCCCGCGCCCGCTACCTCTCCGACATCGCCGACACGGTTCGCTCGTACCACAGGCGGACCGAGGAGCAGGTCGAGGCCGTCCGCCGGCACGCCCACCTGGTCGAGGCGCAGAAGGCGCTGGACGCCGCCGGTAAGTCCACTTCGGACCTTTCCGCCCTGGTGGACGAGACCGAGCGCAAGGTGGACCGGGACAGCGCCGACTTGCTGGCCGACTGGCCGCACACGGTCGAGCAGTACTCCGGCGACGAGCTGGTGTTCACCGTGCGGGACAAGGAGATCCGCACCGCGCTGACCCGGGAGACGCTGTCCGGCAACAAGGTCCGCCGGGTCAGCCTGCCCCGGTTCGACGACGACGGCACGCTGCTGCGCTTCCTGCGCAAGGAGAACCTGCCCGGCCGCTTCCCGTACACGGCGGGCGTCTTCCCGTTCAAGCGGGACGGCGAGGACCCGGCCCGCATGTTCGCCGGCGAGGGCGACGCCTTCCGCACCAACAAGCGGTTCAAGCTGTTGTCCGAGGGCTCGGCGGCGACCCGGCTGTCCACCGCGTTCGACTCCGTCACGCTCTACGGTCGCGACCCCGACACCCCCCCGGACGTCTACGGCAAGATCGGCACCTCCGGCGTGTCCATCGCGTCGCTGGAGGACATGAAGGCCCTCTACGACGGCTTCGACCTCACCTCGCCGACCACGTCGGTGTCGATGACGATCAACGGCCCGGCGCCGACGATCCTGGCCTACTTCCTGAACACGGCGATCGACCAGCGCGTCGACGCGTTCCGGGCCGAGCACGGCCGGGAGCCGTCGGCCGAGGAGACCGCGGAGCTGCGGGCGTGGGCGCTGGCCAACGTGCGCGGCACCGTGCAGGCCGACATCCTCAAGGAGGACCAGGGCCAGAACACCTGCATCTTCTCCACCGAGTTCAGCCTGCGCATGATGGCCGACATCCAGGAATGGTTCATCGCCAACAAGGTGCGCAACTTCTACTCGGTGTCGATCTCCGGCTACCACATCGCCGAGGCCGGCGCCAACCCCATCAGCCAGCTGGCGTTCACGCTGGCCAACGGCTTCACCTACGTGGAGTCGTACCTGGCGCGCGGCATGGACATCGACGACTTCGCCGCCAACCTGTCGTTCTTCTTCTCCAACGGGATGGACGCCGAGTACAGCGTGATCGGCCGGGTGGCGCGGCGGATCTGGGCCATCGCGATGCGGGACCGCTACGGCGCCAACGAGCGGTCGCAGAAGTTCAAGTACCACGTGCAGACCTCGGGTCGCTCGCTGCACGCGCAGGAGATGAACTTCAACGACATCCGCACCACGCTGCAGGCCCTGTGCGCGCTGTACGACAACTGCAACAGCTTGCACACCAACGCCTACGACGAGGCCGTCACCACCCCCACCGAGAGCTCGGTGCGCCGCGCCATGGCCATCCAGCTGATCATCAACAAGGAGTGGGGCCTGTCGATGAACGAGAACCCGTTGCAGGGTTCGTTCGTCGTCGACGAGCTGACCGACCTGGTCGAGGAGGCCGTGCTGGCCGAGTTCGACCGGATCTCCGAGCGCGGCGGCGTGCTCGGCGCCATGGAGACCGGCTACCAGCGCGGCCGGATCCAGGACGAGTCGATGCTGTACGAGCAGCGCAAGCACAACGGGACGCTGCCGCTGATCGGCGTGAACACGTTCCTGGCGCCGCAGGCCGACGAGGGCCCGGTGGAGATCGAGCTGGCCCGCGCCACCGAGCAGGAGAAGGAGTCCCAGGTCGAGCGGACCCTGGACTTCCAGCGCCGCCACCGCTCCGAGGCCGCCGACGCGCTGGCCCGGCTGCGCACGGCCGCCACCAGCGGCGAGAACGTGTTCGAGGTGCTGATGGACGCCGCCCGGGTGTGCACCCTCGGCCAGATCACCGAGGCGTTCTTCGAGGTCGGCGGTCAGTACCGGCGCAACATCTGACGGGTTCGCCACGTGAGTGGCTCACTTGCTCTCAGCGGCGAAGTGAGCCACTCACGTACGCGTCGACGGGCTGGGAGAGCGCGGCTTTGGTCCGCCGGGTCGGCTCGTCGGCCAGCACCTCGGCCTGGTCCGCCAGCAGCGCCCGGACGGTCTGCTCGGCGACGTCGTCAGCGGTGATCTTGGGCCCGGTGACCCAGGCGCTCATGTCGGTGTCGACGAAGCCGGCATGCACGCCGACGACGAGCGTGCCCTGGTCGGCCAGGCCGGCGCGCAGCGTCTGGGTGAGGGACCACTGGGCGGCCTTGGAGGCGGCGTAGGCGGGCCAGCGGGCGCTGCCGACCCACGAGGCGAGCGAGAGCATGTTGACCACGGCTCCGCCGCCGTTGCGGGCGAGGATCGGGGCGAAGGCCCGGGACACGGCCCAGGTGCCGAAGTAGTTGACCTCCATGATGCGCCGCGCCTCGTCGAAGTCGCCGGTCATGAGGTCGCCCTTGCTGCCGATGCCGGCGTTGTTGACCAGGATCGACACGTCGCCGGCCGCCGCGGCGGCGCGGGCGATGTCGTCCGGGTCGGTGACGTCGAGGCGCAGCGGAACCAGGTCGGGGTCGGTGATCGACGTGAGGTCCCGGGCCCCGGCGTAGACCTTGGCGGCGCCGTGGGCGAGCAGCGAGCGGGCGAAGGCGTGGCCGATGCCGCGGTTGGCGCCGGTGACGAGTGCGACGGATCCCTTGATGTCCATGGTCTTTCCCCTGTCCTCGATCGCCGGCGCCTTCGGTCGGCGGTGTCCCCGGTCGGCGGCTCACGACCGCGACTCCGAACCTACACGCCTGGATATAATTTTGCTATCCAGCTGCGGGTGAAGCAGGTCACGGAGGGTGGCCGGGGGAGATCTGCTGTCGGTGGCACGGGCGGTTGCCGGTGATCGGCGGGGGTATGTGCGGGGCGCTCTGCTGTGGGCAGAGCGAGCGGTTCGGGACGGAACCAGGCTTGTAGGGTCGCGTCCGTGACGTTGCTCTTGCGGTACAAGGACTTCCGCCGGCTGTTCGTCGGGAACTCCGTGTCCCTGCTGGGATCCAGCGTGACGACGGTGGCGCTGCCGCTGGCGGCGGTGGTCTACCTGCATGCGACGCCGTTCGAGATGGGCTTCCTCGGCACGGTCGCATTCCTGCCCCACCTGATGCTCGGTCTACCGGCCGGGGTATGGGTGGATCGGTTGCCGTACAAGCAAATCCTGGTGATCACCGATCTGTGCCAGCTGGTGCTGATCGGCTCCGTCCCGGTCGCCGCGGTGCTGGGCGTGCTCTCGTTGGCGCAGCTGTACGTTGTGGTGACCTTGGTCGGTGTGTGCGCGCTGTTCGACGCCGTCGCCGCGCAGTCGTTCACCCCGATGTTGGTGCCTCGTGAGCAGCTGTTACCGGCCAACAGCGCCCTGATGCTCACGAGTTCCACCGTGAACGTGGCCGGATCCGCGCTCGGCAGCGGGCTCGTCGTGCTGCTGACCGCCCCGCTCGCGACGGCCGTCGACGCCGTGTCGTTCCTTGTCGCCGCACTGTGCAAGAGCCGGATCACCGTTTCCGGCGGCGGGAACCCCTTGCGGGGCAAGCCCGACCTTTTCGGGGGCCTGCGGATCGCCTTCACGCATCCGGTGCTTCGACCCGTCACCATCGCCGCCACCCTCGGCGCGCTCGGCGGTCAGATGCAGAACGCCGTGCTGGTGCTGTACTTGGTGCGGGTGCTGGGTTTCTCGCCTGGCCTGGTCGGCGTCGCCGTGACGATCGCCGGTGTCGCCGGCATTTCCGGCGCATTGATCACGCCTGTGGTCACTCGGAGGCTGGGCCCCGGTAAGACCTTCGTGCTGGGCATGCTCCTGTCCTCCTGCGCCGGCCTCCTCCTCGCCGCCGGCCCCGCCCTGCTCTCCCAGGCGCTTCGCGGTGCCGGGCCCGCCCTCTACGGCGTCAACCAGCAGACCTTCCGGCAGGCCATGGTCGCCCCAGAGCAGCTGTCCCGCGTCAACGCCGGCTGGCGCTTCCTCGTCTACGGCACGCAGCCGGTCGGCGCCGTCCTCGGCGGCTTCCTCGGCACGGTCGACCTCCGCGCCGCCCTGATCTTCAGCGCCGCTGTCATGCTCGCCGGCACCGCCGTCGCGCTGCCGGTCGGCACCGCCCGCTGAAGCCTGTCACAGATCCGGGCTGCGCCGGAGCACGTGATCAAGGCCGGCGAGCCGATGGTCACGCTGGTCGAGTACGAGGAACTTGCGCGGCGGGCACCACCGCGCCGTGGTGCCCGCGCGGACGCCTACAGCGGCTTCGTCAGCTCCTCGTTCATGATCAGGAACGTGCCCAGGCCGTGCTGGTCGTTCGTGGTACGCGGCCGGCCGTAGTAGCCGGAGAGCGATCCGGTGACGCCGGTTCCCGGGCAGATGTCGGCGATGTTCGTGCGGCCGTCCGAGCCCAGCGTCACCTTCTTCAACACGCCCTGATAACCCTTCTGCGCCGCCGCGGACAGGCTCGACGACACATAGCCGGCGCGCACCGCCCGGGAGATCGCGTAGGTGTACATGGACGAGGCCGAGGTCTCCGTCCAGTTGTTCGGATCCGTGCCCTTGTCGACGACCTGGAACCAGCGCCCCGTGGCCGGATCCTGATACTTCACGAAGGCGTTCACCAGCTGCTGCACGTTCTTGACCAGTTGCGCCCGCCGGGAGTCGTCGGCCGGCAGCGCGTCCAGCACGTCGAAGTGCGCCAGCGCCACCCAGCCGATCGCCCGGGCCCAGAAGTACGGCGAGGTGTGCGTCGTCTTGTTCGCCCACGACGCCTTGCCGTCCGCCGAGTACGCGTGGAACAGCAGCCCCGTCGGCGACGTCAGGTGCCCGAAGTACGTCGTCAGGTTGTGGTACGCCTCCTGGAAGCAGTACGTCTGGTCGTTGTACTGCTTGCCGTAGTCGGCCAGGAACGGCTGCCCCATGTACAGGCCGTCGCACCACAGCTGTTGCGTGAACGACGTCGAATGCCACATCGCCCCGTCGCTCGTGCGGGGGTAGCTCGGGTACCGGTTGCGAAGCTGCTGCGCCGCCGTGCGGTAGCGGCTGTCGCCCGTCTCCCGGTGCAGGATCGGCAGCAACACGCCTGCCTGCATCGAGTCCAGGCTGTTGAACGAGTTGTTGATGTGGCCCGAGCTGTCGACGGAGTAGTCCACCCAGCGCTTGATGTAGGCCAGGTACGAGGGCGTGCGCAGGCGTTGGTAGACGAGGTACGTGCCGTACAGGAACAGGCCCTGCGTGTACCCCCAGCCTCCGAGCGACTTCGGGTCCGGGTTGCGGGCGATGGTCGAGTCCACCACCGCCTTCGACCAGTCCGTCGCCGCCTCGGTGGTTTCCGGCGCTGCCTCCGCCGTGCCGGCCGCTGCCGCCAGCGCACCGCCCGTCAACACCGCCAGGCGGCCGAATTCCCGCCGCGAGATCGAGCTGGACATGCTTTCCTCCAGCCGAGCCGGCGGCGTGGCCCGACGTCGTAGTGGGGACGACTTTCTCTGCAGGCGTACACGGATATGCGTCACAGCCGCAAGAGGTCGGACGCCCCGTGTGGTGGATCCACGGCGGGGAACCGTCCCGTACCGTCGAAAACGAGGTGACGGGACGGGGGTGCCGTGGACAACGAGGTGAATGCCGATTCCATAGCCAATGTCGTGCAGACCGGCGTCATTCACGGGGGAGTGCATGTGCACACGGCGGTTGGTGCGGACCGGCCGCCGCTGCCGCGGCAGTTGCTGCCCGCGCCGGTGCATTTCACTGGGCGGCGAGCCGAACTGGCCGCGCTGGACGACATGCTGATCGAGGCGCAGGCGGGCGAGTATCCGCTGGTGGTCGTGCTGACCGGGCAGGGTGGCGTCGGAAAGACGGCGCTCGCGTTGCAGTGGGCGCATGCCCGACGGAACCGCTTTCCCGACGGCGAACTCCACGCCGATCTGGCCGGGTTCGGCGGCTCCGATCCGGTGCCGCCGAGCGAGATTCTCGGCGCGTTTCTCCGCACGTTGGGCGTCGACCCGCAGCGGATGCCGGTGGGCCTGTCCGAGCAGGCGGCGCTGTTCCGCAGCGTGACCGCCGACCGCAAGCTGCTGGTGTTCCTCGACGACGCCTTCTCGGCGGCGCAGGTCCGGCTGGCGCTGCCGGCGTCGCCGGGCTGCGCCGTCGTCGTGACCAGCAGGCACCGGCTGACCGGGCTCGCCGCGGACGGGGCCCGGATACTCGAGGTGGAACCGCTCACGTCCGCGGCCGCGGTCCGATTGCTGGCCAGGACTGTCGGGGACGACCGGGTGGACCGGCAGCCCGATCAGGCGCAGAGCCTGGTGGACCTGTGCGGCGGCCTGCCGATCGCGGTCAGGGTGGCGGCGGCTCGCCTCGCGAGCAGGCCCAAGTGGTCGGTGGCGAGGGTGGTGACCGAGCTGTCCGACGAGCGGCGTCGGCTGGACGCGCTGTCCGCCCCGGGGCAGGTGTCCGTGTTGGCCAGCTTCGATCTGTCGTACCGGGCGCTGTCGGACGCCGAGGCGACGCTGTATCGCCGGCAGGGGTTGCAGCCCGGCGCCGAGTTCGGCGTGGGCCCGGCCTGCGCGGTTCTGACGGGCGCCGATCCGGCGGTGGCCAGGAAGCTGCTCGGCGAGCTGGTCGAGGTGAGCATGGTGGAGGAAGTCGGCGAGGACCGGTTCCGGCTGCACGACCTGCTGCGGCTGCACGCGCGTGAACAGTGCGTCCGGCACGACGGCGACGACGAGCGGGCGGCGGCACTGCGGGCCGTGGTGGAGTGGTATCTCGCCGCGGCCGGCCGGGCCGATCGGCTCGTGAGCCCGAGCCGCCGTCGGTTGCCGTACGCGTTCGCCGCCGAGCCGGTCGAACTGCCGGAGTTCGCCGGCCGTGACGAGGCGCTGGACTGGCTGGACGGCGAGCGGGTCAACCTGATCGCCGCCGGGCGCGCGGCGATGGAGCAGGGGTGGGCGGAGCTCGCGTGGCAGCTGTCCGACGTGATGTGGCCACTGCTGCTGTACCGCAAGCACTATCTCGACCGGCTGGAGATCGACCGGCGTGGGGTGGCCGCCGCCCGGACGTGGGGCAACGTGTTCGCGGAGGCCGACATGCTGAAGCGACTGGGCCGGGTGTGCGCCATTCTCGGCCGGCGCGACGAGGCCGAGCAGTGTTTCCGGCTGTCGATGGACTGCGCGCGGTCCATCGACGACGACCGCGGTGTAGCCGACGCCCAGGAGGGACTCGCGCTGTTGCACCTGGAGTCCGGCCAGCCGGAGCCGGCGATCGACGAGTTCAGGTCGCTGGCCGCGACCAACCGTCGGCTGGGCGCGGCTCGTTCGCTGGGGCTGACGCTGATCAATCTCGGCACGGCGCTGTCGGCCGCGGGCCGCCACCGCGAGGCGCTCGACGTGCTCGCCGAGGCGCCCGCGGTGTTCGCCGGCTTGGACGTCGCCGATCCGTACAACGAGGCGAGGGTTCTCGTGGCCCGGGGCCGGGCCGCCGCCGGCGCGGGGGACACGGACATGGCCCGCGAGACGGCCACCCGTGCCCTTTCCGAGCTGGCCGCCCTCGGCTCGCCGGCCGGGGTGGCCGAGAGCCACGAGGTGCTCGCCGACATCGCACGGCGGTGCGGCGACGTCGCCGATGCCGTCGAGCATCTCCGTGCCGCGGTCGAGATCTTCACGACGTTGCGGTCGTGGCGGTTGCCCGCGGCACGGAATCTGCTCAACGACTTGACCACATCGCATGCAGCACGAGAGCCAGCTGGTCCACAAGGGACCGACCGGTGTGGACCGTGAACGTCGCGCCGCCCCGCACGGCGACCACGAAACCGTTGTCCGGCAGTACGAAAAGGAGGACACCGGCGGGATGGTCGGCGAGCGTCTCCCGTGCCAGGCGGTGTGCGGTTCGTTCGTCAGGGGCTTCGGCGACGAGCACATCCGCCAGCTGCGCGAGTCCGTCGTGGACGGTGCAGACGGTGGTGCCGTCCACGGCGCGGTGCACGGTCACCACCCGCCCGGGGCCGGCACCGGCACGGGCTCGACAGCGCGATGCCGACCCGAGGGAGTCAGTCCGAGTAACCGGTACAGCTGCTCGGCCAGCGTGGCCATGGCGGTGCCCGGCCGGGAGGTGATGCGGTTGGCCACCAGCGTGCTCACCGTGACGGCACGGCGCCGGGCAGCGGCGAGCTGGGGCTCCACCGGTTCTCCCGGCGCCAGTCGGACCGCCGCTGCCGACAGCGACTCCTGCGCCGAGCCGGCGGAGTGCACCGCTCGCAGCGGCTGGTCGGTGAGCAGCACCGGACGGCCGATCGAGGCGGCGTAGGCCGGGACGGAACCGTGGTCGCCGATCAGATAGTCGGCCGCCACGACCACAGCCCGCCAGTCGGCCTCCGGTGGCACCAGCAGGAGGCCGGCCGCTCGACTGTCCGCCAGCCACGACCGCAACTGCCGCCGCCCGTGACCGAACCACACCGCCGGGTGCATCAGCGCGGCCAGCCGGTAGCGGTCGGCGGCGAGGTTCTCGTGCAGATGCGGCAGCAGGTCGCCGTTGCGGGCGAACAGCGAGTTCCCTCCCCACGTCGACGCGACGACGACCAGTTCCTG includes these proteins:
- a CDS encoding MFS transporter, with product MTLLLRYKDFRRLFVGNSVSLLGSSVTTVALPLAAVVYLHATPFEMGFLGTVAFLPHLMLGLPAGVWVDRLPYKQILVITDLCQLVLIGSVPVAAVLGVLSLAQLYVVVTLVGVCALFDAVAAQSFTPMLVPREQLLPANSALMLTSSTVNVAGSALGSGLVVLLTAPLATAVDAVSFLVAALCKSRITVSGGGNPLRGKPDLFGGLRIAFTHPVLRPVTIAATLGALGGQMQNAVLVLYLVRVLGFSPGLVGVAVTIAGVAGISGALITPVVTRRLGPGKTFVLGMLLSSCAGLLLAAGPALLSQALRGAGPALYGVNQQTFRQAMVAPEQLSRVNAGWRFLVYGTQPVGAVLGGFLGTVDLRAALIFSAAVMLAGTAVALPVGTAR
- a CDS encoding glycoside hydrolase family 88/105 protein, with the protein product MSSSISRREFGRLAVLTGGALAAAAGTAEAAPETTEAATDWSKAVVDSTIARNPDPKSLGGWGYTQGLFLYGTYLVYQRLRTPSYLAYIKRWVDYSVDSSGHINNSFNSLDSMQAGVLLPILHRETGDSRYRTAAQQLRNRYPSYPRTSDGAMWHSTSFTQQLWCDGLYMGQPFLADYGKQYNDQTYCFQEAYHNLTTYFGHLTSPTGLLFHAYSADGKASWANKTTHTSPYFWARAIGWVALAHFDVLDALPADDSRRAQLVKNVQQLVNAFVKYQDPATGRWFQVVDKGTDPNNWTETSASSMYTYAISRAVRAGYVSSSLSAAAQKGYQGVLKKVTLGSDGRTNIADICPGTGVTGSLSGYYGRPRTTNDQHGLGTFLIMNEELTKPL
- a CDS encoding ATP-binding protein, with the translated sequence MHTAVGADRPPLPRQLLPAPVHFTGRRAELAALDDMLIEAQAGEYPLVVVLTGQGGVGKTALALQWAHARRNRFPDGELHADLAGFGGSDPVPPSEILGAFLRTLGVDPQRMPVGLSEQAALFRSVTADRKLLVFLDDAFSAAQVRLALPASPGCAVVVTSRHRLTGLAADGARILEVEPLTSAAAVRLLARTVGDDRVDRQPDQAQSLVDLCGGLPIAVRVAAARLASRPKWSVARVVTELSDERRRLDALSAPGQVSVLASFDLSYRALSDAEATLYRRQGLQPGAEFGVGPACAVLTGADPAVARKLLGELVEVSMVEEVGEDRFRLHDLLRLHAREQCVRHDGDDERAAALRAVVEWYLAAAGRADRLVSPSRRRLPYAFAAEPVELPEFAGRDEALDWLDGERVNLIAAGRAAMEQGWAELAWQLSDVMWPLLLYRKHYLDRLEIDRRGVAAARTWGNVFAEADMLKRLGRVCAILGRRDEAEQCFRLSMDCARSIDDDRGVADAQEGLALLHLESGQPEPAIDEFRSLAATNRRLGAARSLGLTLINLGTALSAAGRHREALDVLAEAPAVFAGLDVADPYNEARVLVARGRAAAGAGDTDMARETATRALSELAALGSPAGVAESHEVLADIARRCGDVADAVEHLRAAVEIFTTLRSWRLPAARNLLNDLTTSHAAREPAGPQGTDRCGP
- the icmF gene encoding fused isobutyryl-CoA mutase/GTPase IcmF; the encoded protein is MSGAVALHKPSNPVRFITAASLFDGHDAAINIMRRILQSQGAEVIHLGHNRSVDEVVTAAIQEDAQGVAISAYQGGHVEYFTYLVQLLAERGAGHVKVYGGGGGVIVPREIELLHSRGVARIFSPADGQHMGLAAMINTMVASCDTDLSEQVPATWDGLFTGAQDALARAITVIEAGKLPGELRSAMTEAVGDRRVPVLGITGTGGSGKSSLTDELVRRFRLDQQDKLHIAVLAVDPSRRRGGGALLGDRIRMNCLDRERVFFRSMATRRAGAEVPDGLADAILACKAAGADLIVVETPGIGQGDAAIVPFVDHSLYVMTPEFGAASQLEKIDMLDFADAVAINKFERRGAEDARRDVARQLVRNREAFGSTWEDMPVFGTSAATFNDDGVTALYQHLVAELGFEHGVLPRVEGKVSTSASTVVPAARARYLSDIADTVRSYHRRTEEQVEAVRRHAHLVEAQKALDAAGKSTSDLSALVDETERKVDRDSADLLADWPHTVEQYSGDELVFTVRDKEIRTALTRETLSGNKVRRVSLPRFDDDGTLLRFLRKENLPGRFPYTAGVFPFKRDGEDPARMFAGEGDAFRTNKRFKLLSEGSAATRLSTAFDSVTLYGRDPDTPPDVYGKIGTSGVSIASLEDMKALYDGFDLTSPTTSVSMTINGPAPTILAYFLNTAIDQRVDAFRAEHGREPSAEETAELRAWALANVRGTVQADILKEDQGQNTCIFSTEFSLRMMADIQEWFIANKVRNFYSVSISGYHIAEAGANPISQLAFTLANGFTYVESYLARGMDIDDFAANLSFFFSNGMDAEYSVIGRVARRIWAIAMRDRYGANERSQKFKYHVQTSGRSLHAQEMNFNDIRTTLQALCALYDNCNSLHTNAYDEAVTTPTESSVRRAMAIQLIINKEWGLSMNENPLQGSFVVDELTDLVEEAVLAEFDRISERGGVLGAMETGYQRGRIQDESMLYEQRKHNGTLPLIGVNTFLAPQADEGPVEIELARATEQEKESQVERTLDFQRRHRSEAADALARLRTAATSGENVFEVLMDAARVCTLGQITEAFFEVGGQYRRNI
- a CDS encoding SDR family oxidoreductase, encoding MDIKGSVALVTGANRGIGHAFARSLLAHGAAKVYAGARDLTSITDPDLVPLRLDVTDPDDIARAAAAAGDVSILVNNAGIGSKGDLMTGDFDEARRIMEVNYFGTWAVSRAFAPILARNGGGAVVNMLSLASWVGSARWPAYAASKAAQWSLTQTLRAGLADQGTLVVGVHAGFVDTDMSAWVTGPKITADDVAEQTVRALLADQAEVLADEPTRRTKAALSQPVDAYVSGSLRR